In Rissa tridactyla isolate bRisTri1 chromosome 8, bRisTri1.patW.cur.20221130, whole genome shotgun sequence, one genomic interval encodes:
- the STXBP3 gene encoding syntaxin-binding protein 3 isoform X4, whose amino-acid sequence MKAIYFITPTKKSVDGLIDDFITKSSSRYKAAYVYFTDFCPDNLFNKIKSSCAKSIRRCKEINISFFPYESQVFTLNVPDAFYRCYSPTLEKTKDKDAVMQVMAEQIVTLCATLDENPGVRYKSGPSDKASKLAQLVEKNLENYYRTDEKSQIKGKTHSQLLIIDRGFDPVSTVLHELTFQAMAYDLLPIENDTYKYKTEGPAGKEREAILEEDDELWVKIRHKHIADVIEEIPKLLKEVSSKRKATEGKLSISALSQLMKKMPHYRKEISRQVVHLNIAEDCMSKFKSNIERLCKAEQDLALGTDAEGQKVKDSMRVLLPVLLNKSHESYDKIRAILLYIFSTNGTTEENLDKLIQNVQIESDSDMIRNWKYLDVPVISSSAAPQHKHPRRDRSSEETFQLSRWTPVIKDVMEDAIENKLDSKDWPYCSQCPPTWNGSGAVSARQKPRASYKDERKSSARLIIFVIGGMTYSEMRSAYEVSQAYKSCEVVIGSTHILTPKRLLDEVKSLSKPKDMVCTKDE is encoded by the exons ATGAAGGCAATATATTTCATAACACCCACCAAAAAG TCTGTAGATGGACTTATTGATGACTTCATCACTAAATCATCCAGCAGATACAAAGCAGCATATGTGTATTTCACCGACT tttgtcCTGACAACCTATTCAATAAAATTAAGTCTTCCTGTGCAAAATCAATAAGGAGATGCAAGGAGATCAACATTTCCTTTTTCCCATATGAGTCTCAG GTATTTACTCTCAATGTCCCAGATGCATTCTACCGCTGCTATAGTCCAACTCTGGAAAAGACAAAAGATAAAGATGCTGTAATGCAAGTAATGGCTGAACAAATTGTTACCTTATGTGCCACGCTAGATGAGAATCCAGGAGTACGATATAAAAG cgGACCATCTGATAAAGCCAGCAAACTTGCACAGCTTgttgaaaaaaatcttgaaaactaCTACAGAACTGATGAGAAAAGCCAAATAAAG GGTAAAACACACTCCCAACTACTAATAATTGATCGTGGCTTTGACCCAGTATCAACTGTACTTCATGAGCTCACCTTCCAGGCGATGGCATATGATCTGCTGCCAATTGAAAATGATACTTACAA ATACAAAACAGAAGGACCTGCTGGGAAGGAACGGGAGGCAATTCTGGAGGAAGATGATGAGCTCTGGGTGAAGATTCGTCACAAGCATATTGCAGATGTGATAGA ggaaataccAAAACTTTTGAAAGAAgtttcatcaaaaagaaaagcaacagaaggaAAA TTATCAATATCTGCTTTGTCCCAATTAATGAAGAAGATGCCACACTATCGTAAAGAGATTAGTAGG caAGTTGTCCATCTTAACATAGCAGAAGATTGCATGAGCAAGTTCAAATCTAACATAGAAAGGCTCTGTAAAGCTGAACAg gacTTGGCTCTTGGAACTGATGCAGAAGGTCAAAAAGTGAAAGACTCGATGAGGGTTCTCCTTCCAGTTCTGCTCAACAAAAGTCATGAGAGCTATGACAAAATTAGAGCTATTCTCCTGTATATCTTTAGCACAAATG GAACTACCGAGGAGAACTTGGACAAGCTGATCCAGAATGTACAAATAGAAAGTGATAGTGATATGATAAGAAATTGGAAATACCTTGATGTTCCTGTTATCTCTTCA TCTGCTGCACCGCAGCATAAACACCCCAGAAGGGACCGTTCTTCTGAAGAAACTTTTCAGCTTTCTAGGTGGACGCCTGTTATCAAAGATGTTATGGAG GATGCTATAGAAAACAAACTAGATTCAAAAGACTGGCCTTATTGTTCCCAGTGTCCTCCTACCTGGAATGGTTCAGGAGCAGTAAG TGCGCGCCAGAAACCTAGAGCTAGTTATAAAGATGAGCGAAAGAGTAGTGCGAGACTGATTATCTTTGTGATTGGAGGAATGACATATTCTGAGATGCGCAGTGCTTATGAAGTTTCTCAAGCCTACAAGTCCTGTGAAGTTGTTATTG GTTCTACTCATATTTTGACACCTAAAAGACTACTGGATGAAGTAAAGAGCCTTAGTAAACCGAAGGATATGGTCTGCACTAAGGATGAATAG
- the STXBP3 gene encoding syntaxin-binding protein 3 isoform X1, with translation MAPAARGLKSLVWQKLKSSIFDDCRKEEEWKIILLDDYTTKLLSMCCKMTDLLAEGITVVENVYKNREPVPHMKAIYFITPTKKSVDGLIDDFITKSSSRYKAAYVYFTDFCPDNLFNKIKSSCAKSIRRCKEINISFFPYESQVFTLNVPDAFYRCYSPTLEKTKDKDAVMQVMAEQIVTLCATLDENPGVRYKSGPSDKASKLAQLVEKNLENYYRTDEKSQIKGKTHSQLLIIDRGFDPVSTVLHELTFQAMAYDLLPIENDTYKYKTEGPAGKEREAILEEDDELWVKIRHKHIADVIEEIPKLLKEVSSKRKATEGKLSISALSQLMKKMPHYRKEISRQVVHLNIAEDCMSKFKSNIERLCKAEQDLALGTDAEGQKVKDSMRVLLPVLLNKSHESYDKIRAILLYIFSTNGTTEENLDKLIQNVQIESDSDMIRNWKYLDVPVISSSAAPQHKHPRRDRSSEETFQLSRWTPVIKDVMEDAIENKLDSKDWPYCSQCPPTWNGSGAVSARQKPRASYKDERKSSARLIIFVIGGMTYSEMRSAYEVSQAYKSCEVVIGSTHILTPKRLLDEVKSLSKPKDMVCTKDE, from the exons atAATTCTTTTAGATGATTACACTACTAAATTACTGTCAATGTGCTGCAAAATGACTGATCTACTGGCAGAGGGTATCACAG TGGTGGAGAATGTATATAAAAACCGTGAGCCTGTCCCACACATGAAGGCAATATATTTCATAACACCCACCAAAAAG TCTGTAGATGGACTTATTGATGACTTCATCACTAAATCATCCAGCAGATACAAAGCAGCATATGTGTATTTCACCGACT tttgtcCTGACAACCTATTCAATAAAATTAAGTCTTCCTGTGCAAAATCAATAAGGAGATGCAAGGAGATCAACATTTCCTTTTTCCCATATGAGTCTCAG GTATTTACTCTCAATGTCCCAGATGCATTCTACCGCTGCTATAGTCCAACTCTGGAAAAGACAAAAGATAAAGATGCTGTAATGCAAGTAATGGCTGAACAAATTGTTACCTTATGTGCCACGCTAGATGAGAATCCAGGAGTACGATATAAAAG cgGACCATCTGATAAAGCCAGCAAACTTGCACAGCTTgttgaaaaaaatcttgaaaactaCTACAGAACTGATGAGAAAAGCCAAATAAAG GGTAAAACACACTCCCAACTACTAATAATTGATCGTGGCTTTGACCCAGTATCAACTGTACTTCATGAGCTCACCTTCCAGGCGATGGCATATGATCTGCTGCCAATTGAAAATGATACTTACAA ATACAAAACAGAAGGACCTGCTGGGAAGGAACGGGAGGCAATTCTGGAGGAAGATGATGAGCTCTGGGTGAAGATTCGTCACAAGCATATTGCAGATGTGATAGA ggaaataccAAAACTTTTGAAAGAAgtttcatcaaaaagaaaagcaacagaaggaAAA TTATCAATATCTGCTTTGTCCCAATTAATGAAGAAGATGCCACACTATCGTAAAGAGATTAGTAGG caAGTTGTCCATCTTAACATAGCAGAAGATTGCATGAGCAAGTTCAAATCTAACATAGAAAGGCTCTGTAAAGCTGAACAg gacTTGGCTCTTGGAACTGATGCAGAAGGTCAAAAAGTGAAAGACTCGATGAGGGTTCTCCTTCCAGTTCTGCTCAACAAAAGTCATGAGAGCTATGACAAAATTAGAGCTATTCTCCTGTATATCTTTAGCACAAATG GAACTACCGAGGAGAACTTGGACAAGCTGATCCAGAATGTACAAATAGAAAGTGATAGTGATATGATAAGAAATTGGAAATACCTTGATGTTCCTGTTATCTCTTCA TCTGCTGCACCGCAGCATAAACACCCCAGAAGGGACCGTTCTTCTGAAGAAACTTTTCAGCTTTCTAGGTGGACGCCTGTTATCAAAGATGTTATGGAG GATGCTATAGAAAACAAACTAGATTCAAAAGACTGGCCTTATTGTTCCCAGTGTCCTCCTACCTGGAATGGTTCAGGAGCAGTAAG TGCGCGCCAGAAACCTAGAGCTAGTTATAAAGATGAGCGAAAGAGTAGTGCGAGACTGATTATCTTTGTGATTGGAGGAATGACATATTCTGAGATGCGCAGTGCTTATGAAGTTTCTCAAGCCTACAAGTCCTGTGAAGTTGTTATTG GTTCTACTCATATTTTGACACCTAAAAGACTACTGGATGAAGTAAAGAGCCTTAGTAAACCGAAGGATATGGTCTGCACTAAGGATGAATAG
- the STXBP3 gene encoding syntaxin-binding protein 3 isoform X2 codes for MAPAARGLKSLVWQKLKSSIFDDCRKEEEWKIILLDDYTTKLLSMCCKMTDLLAEGITVVENVYKNREPVPHMKAIYFITPTKKSVDGLIDDFITKSSSRYKAAYVYFTDFCPDNLFNKIKSSCAKSIRRCKEINISFFPYESQVFTLNVPDAFYRCYSPTLEKTKDKDAVMQVMAEQIVTLCATLDENPGVRYKSGPSDKASKLAQLVEKNLENYYRTDEKSQIKGKTHSQLLIIDRGFDPVSTVLHELTFQAMAYDLLPIENDTYKEIPKLLKEVSSKRKATEGKLSISALSQLMKKMPHYRKEISRQVVHLNIAEDCMSKFKSNIERLCKAEQDLALGTDAEGQKVKDSMRVLLPVLLNKSHESYDKIRAILLYIFSTNGTTEENLDKLIQNVQIESDSDMIRNWKYLDVPVISSSAAPQHKHPRRDRSSEETFQLSRWTPVIKDVMEDAIENKLDSKDWPYCSQCPPTWNGSGAVSARQKPRASYKDERKSSARLIIFVIGGMTYSEMRSAYEVSQAYKSCEVVIGSTHILTPKRLLDEVKSLSKPKDMVCTKDE; via the exons atAATTCTTTTAGATGATTACACTACTAAATTACTGTCAATGTGCTGCAAAATGACTGATCTACTGGCAGAGGGTATCACAG TGGTGGAGAATGTATATAAAAACCGTGAGCCTGTCCCACACATGAAGGCAATATATTTCATAACACCCACCAAAAAG TCTGTAGATGGACTTATTGATGACTTCATCACTAAATCATCCAGCAGATACAAAGCAGCATATGTGTATTTCACCGACT tttgtcCTGACAACCTATTCAATAAAATTAAGTCTTCCTGTGCAAAATCAATAAGGAGATGCAAGGAGATCAACATTTCCTTTTTCCCATATGAGTCTCAG GTATTTACTCTCAATGTCCCAGATGCATTCTACCGCTGCTATAGTCCAACTCTGGAAAAGACAAAAGATAAAGATGCTGTAATGCAAGTAATGGCTGAACAAATTGTTACCTTATGTGCCACGCTAGATGAGAATCCAGGAGTACGATATAAAAG cgGACCATCTGATAAAGCCAGCAAACTTGCACAGCTTgttgaaaaaaatcttgaaaactaCTACAGAACTGATGAGAAAAGCCAAATAAAG GGTAAAACACACTCCCAACTACTAATAATTGATCGTGGCTTTGACCCAGTATCAACTGTACTTCATGAGCTCACCTTCCAGGCGATGGCATATGATCTGCTGCCAATTGAAAATGATACTTACAA ggaaataccAAAACTTTTGAAAGAAgtttcatcaaaaagaaaagcaacagaaggaAAA TTATCAATATCTGCTTTGTCCCAATTAATGAAGAAGATGCCACACTATCGTAAAGAGATTAGTAGG caAGTTGTCCATCTTAACATAGCAGAAGATTGCATGAGCAAGTTCAAATCTAACATAGAAAGGCTCTGTAAAGCTGAACAg gacTTGGCTCTTGGAACTGATGCAGAAGGTCAAAAAGTGAAAGACTCGATGAGGGTTCTCCTTCCAGTTCTGCTCAACAAAAGTCATGAGAGCTATGACAAAATTAGAGCTATTCTCCTGTATATCTTTAGCACAAATG GAACTACCGAGGAGAACTTGGACAAGCTGATCCAGAATGTACAAATAGAAAGTGATAGTGATATGATAAGAAATTGGAAATACCTTGATGTTCCTGTTATCTCTTCA TCTGCTGCACCGCAGCATAAACACCCCAGAAGGGACCGTTCTTCTGAAGAAACTTTTCAGCTTTCTAGGTGGACGCCTGTTATCAAAGATGTTATGGAG GATGCTATAGAAAACAAACTAGATTCAAAAGACTGGCCTTATTGTTCCCAGTGTCCTCCTACCTGGAATGGTTCAGGAGCAGTAAG TGCGCGCCAGAAACCTAGAGCTAGTTATAAAGATGAGCGAAAGAGTAGTGCGAGACTGATTATCTTTGTGATTGGAGGAATGACATATTCTGAGATGCGCAGTGCTTATGAAGTTTCTCAAGCCTACAAGTCCTGTGAAGTTGTTATTG GTTCTACTCATATTTTGACACCTAAAAGACTACTGGATGAAGTAAAGAGCCTTAGTAAACCGAAGGATATGGTCTGCACTAAGGATGAATAG
- the STXBP3 gene encoding syntaxin-binding protein 3 isoform X3 translates to MCCKMTDLLAEGITVVENVYKNREPVPHMKAIYFITPTKKSVDGLIDDFITKSSSRYKAAYVYFTDFCPDNLFNKIKSSCAKSIRRCKEINISFFPYESQVFTLNVPDAFYRCYSPTLEKTKDKDAVMQVMAEQIVTLCATLDENPGVRYKSGPSDKASKLAQLVEKNLENYYRTDEKSQIKGKTHSQLLIIDRGFDPVSTVLHELTFQAMAYDLLPIENDTYKYKTEGPAGKEREAILEEDDELWVKIRHKHIADVIEEIPKLLKEVSSKRKATEGKLSISALSQLMKKMPHYRKEISRQVVHLNIAEDCMSKFKSNIERLCKAEQDLALGTDAEGQKVKDSMRVLLPVLLNKSHESYDKIRAILLYIFSTNGTTEENLDKLIQNVQIESDSDMIRNWKYLDVPVISSSAAPQHKHPRRDRSSEETFQLSRWTPVIKDVMEDAIENKLDSKDWPYCSQCPPTWNGSGAVSARQKPRASYKDERKSSARLIIFVIGGMTYSEMRSAYEVSQAYKSCEVVIGSTHILTPKRLLDEVKSLSKPKDMVCTKDE, encoded by the exons ATGTGCTGCAAAATGACTGATCTACTGGCAGAGGGTATCACAG TGGTGGAGAATGTATATAAAAACCGTGAGCCTGTCCCACACATGAAGGCAATATATTTCATAACACCCACCAAAAAG TCTGTAGATGGACTTATTGATGACTTCATCACTAAATCATCCAGCAGATACAAAGCAGCATATGTGTATTTCACCGACT tttgtcCTGACAACCTATTCAATAAAATTAAGTCTTCCTGTGCAAAATCAATAAGGAGATGCAAGGAGATCAACATTTCCTTTTTCCCATATGAGTCTCAG GTATTTACTCTCAATGTCCCAGATGCATTCTACCGCTGCTATAGTCCAACTCTGGAAAAGACAAAAGATAAAGATGCTGTAATGCAAGTAATGGCTGAACAAATTGTTACCTTATGTGCCACGCTAGATGAGAATCCAGGAGTACGATATAAAAG cgGACCATCTGATAAAGCCAGCAAACTTGCACAGCTTgttgaaaaaaatcttgaaaactaCTACAGAACTGATGAGAAAAGCCAAATAAAG GGTAAAACACACTCCCAACTACTAATAATTGATCGTGGCTTTGACCCAGTATCAACTGTACTTCATGAGCTCACCTTCCAGGCGATGGCATATGATCTGCTGCCAATTGAAAATGATACTTACAA ATACAAAACAGAAGGACCTGCTGGGAAGGAACGGGAGGCAATTCTGGAGGAAGATGATGAGCTCTGGGTGAAGATTCGTCACAAGCATATTGCAGATGTGATAGA ggaaataccAAAACTTTTGAAAGAAgtttcatcaaaaagaaaagcaacagaaggaAAA TTATCAATATCTGCTTTGTCCCAATTAATGAAGAAGATGCCACACTATCGTAAAGAGATTAGTAGG caAGTTGTCCATCTTAACATAGCAGAAGATTGCATGAGCAAGTTCAAATCTAACATAGAAAGGCTCTGTAAAGCTGAACAg gacTTGGCTCTTGGAACTGATGCAGAAGGTCAAAAAGTGAAAGACTCGATGAGGGTTCTCCTTCCAGTTCTGCTCAACAAAAGTCATGAGAGCTATGACAAAATTAGAGCTATTCTCCTGTATATCTTTAGCACAAATG GAACTACCGAGGAGAACTTGGACAAGCTGATCCAGAATGTACAAATAGAAAGTGATAGTGATATGATAAGAAATTGGAAATACCTTGATGTTCCTGTTATCTCTTCA TCTGCTGCACCGCAGCATAAACACCCCAGAAGGGACCGTTCTTCTGAAGAAACTTTTCAGCTTTCTAGGTGGACGCCTGTTATCAAAGATGTTATGGAG GATGCTATAGAAAACAAACTAGATTCAAAAGACTGGCCTTATTGTTCCCAGTGTCCTCCTACCTGGAATGGTTCAGGAGCAGTAAG TGCGCGCCAGAAACCTAGAGCTAGTTATAAAGATGAGCGAAAGAGTAGTGCGAGACTGATTATCTTTGTGATTGGAGGAATGACATATTCTGAGATGCGCAGTGCTTATGAAGTTTCTCAAGCCTACAAGTCCTGTGAAGTTGTTATTG GTTCTACTCATATTTTGACACCTAAAAGACTACTGGATGAAGTAAAGAGCCTTAGTAAACCGAAGGATATGGTCTGCACTAAGGATGAATAG